The following coding sequences are from one Plasmodium gaboni strain SY75 chromosome 10, whole genome shotgun sequence window:
- a CDS encoding hypothetical protein (conserved Plasmodium protein, unknown function) — protein sequence MLLYLMIFIWSFLLCDIYETLNIRKSIDSKLTHLNNNNIECPLYINNYRNKKSKYFQFIGNNNIIKKGKDINNNKINLFGFNSKEEINKRTKKDLIIEKYEYKNGNVFLYTKLFVNNEEKKFIIDLCSDNSFIFEKRLNDELLKYNNKEEDEEEDVLAQDKFLLERSKKNEGFNLQYEKKDIENIKELFHLNNAQVDIKKVVNIKDEDEKKVRFYVINNEELDMNFYGIIGFNFFKNYDKFILDTVQMKIFLNSNENEMSIKELYSDDYSEYGIYDEKKKKGNDIQNNEEDKDGYYKIKLYDYFNNIKYFNVSLDNNVDNTYYKGILDTGTLNTILLNNRTNDYNNNDMNTTITIENVLKNKYKIHKTNINHINIISNENHKIPVDLQTNIYSGHLEYMNKDVILLGLDFLLKKKFLFDLKNNILIIPKKYLNQTNQIYNKNDYAYSNKMLIPNQKQNITNPQQNITNEQVMNANNHMDELLIEDKCRDIYNKLKNKELNFLKITKELENENIYMKDCKSTNDVIKKYAIKLLYGSEYLKKNDKNIDYEKRYNEVIDFFKKLNNEDKQNMLNKIVNNILLKTNSSNSNYDNDQKEHSSNEGYEKASDIINKFVNYEINNNIYSLHKFKSSNVNKFNEKAEEQEFKFLYNLYETHPEYSFEILNDFKKELSSKKISYSDCNDEKDIIKKVAHSRVFNKNKNNNNNNNNNNNNNRRKNVIVRKYSDDGNNIHTQIIIRGNGLNNNMNTSDDENQNDYQYNNLDKIDDLFPNSIFSGLLKNFFMENNNNYNNNNNDDHDDINESIDHHNSSDVNQNDLFSELNNFFGFGNLADGMFGRKKKKKVLGFKTKEPQTTLENNKENTDDNITQAIKQEKDVDIIYLLNKVQKLNDMNLKNFILQSLNNQNVRKILVDAVKKGYTNTYEQCKKENDNKSMYLLQMLKQSGIF from the coding sequence ATGCTATTATATTTGATGATATTCATATGgtcctttttattatgtgatatatatgaaaCACTAAATATAAGAAAGAGCATAGATAGTAAATTAAcacatttaaataataataatattgaatgtccattgtatataaataattatcGCAATAAGAAGAGTAAGTATTTTCAATTTATtggaaataataatattataaaaaaaggtaaagatataaataataacaaaattaatttatttggATTTAATAgtaaagaagaaataaataaaagaacaaaaaaggatttaataatagaaaaatatgaatataaaaatggaaatgtatttttatataccAAATTATTTGTAAATAATGAGGAAAAGAAATTTATAATTGATTTATGTAGTGATAATagttttatatttgaaaaaagATTAAATGACGAgttattaaaatataataataaggaGGAGGATGAGGAGGAAGATGTATTGGCACAagataaatttttattgGAACGttctaaaaaaaatgaaggTTTTAATTTAcaatatgaaaaaaaagatatagagaatataaaagaattatttcatttaaataatgcacaagtagatataaaaaaagtagttaatataaaagatgaagatgaaaaaaaagttcgattttatgtaataaataatgaagaatTAGATATGAATTTCTATGGAATTATTggttttaatttttttaaaaattatgataagTTTATTTTAGATACTGTtcaaatgaaaatatttcttaatTCGAATGAAAACGAAATGTctataaaagaattatattcTGATGATTATAGTGAATATGGaatatatgatgaaaaaaaaaaaaaaggaaatgATATCcaaaataatgaagaagatAAAGATGGATATTATAagataaaattatatgattattttaataatataaaatattttaatgtatctcttgataataatgttgataatacatattataaaggTATCTTAGACACTGGAACTTTGAATACAATTCTTCTTAATAATAGAACAAATGAttacaataataatgatatgaATACAACTATAACTATTGAgaatgtattaaaaaataaatataaaatacataaaactaatattaatcatataaatattataagcAATGAGAATCATAAGATACCTGTTGATTTACaaacaaatatttattcaGGTCATTTagaatatatgaataaagATGTCATTTTATTAGGTTTagattttttattaaaaaagaaattcttatttgatttaaaaaacaatattcttatcattccaaaaaaatatttgaatCAAACAAATCAAATCTATAACAAAAATGATTATGCATATAGTAATAAAATGCTAATTCCAAATCAGAAACAAAACATAACAAATCCGCAACAAAACATAACAAATGAACAAGTAATGAATGCAAATAATCATATGGATGAATTACTAATTGAAGATAAATGTAGagatatttataataaattaaaaaataaagaattaaattttctaaaaattacaaaagaattagaaaatgaaaatatttatatgaaagACTGTAAAAGTACAAATGATgtcataaaaaaatatgctattaaattattatatggttctgaatatttaaaaaaaaatgataaaaatattgattatgaaaaaagatataatgAAGTTATCGacttttttaaaaaattaaataatgaagacaaacaaaatatgctaaataaaatagtaaataatattttattaaaaacaaatagTTCTAATAGtaattatgataatgatCAAAAAGAACATTCTTCTAATGAAGGATATGAAAAAGCTTCagatattataaataagtttgtaaattatgaaattaataataatatatattccttacataaatttaaatcatcaaatgtaaataaatttaatgaAAAAGCAGAAGAACAAGAATtcaaatttttatataatctaTATGAAACACATCCAGAATATAGTTTTGAAATTTTAAAtgattttaaaaaagaattatcttcgaaaaaaatatcatatagTGATTGTAATGATGAAAAggatataataaaaaaagttGCACACTCGAGAgtatttaataaaaataaaaataataataacaataataataacaacaataataataatagaagaaaaaatgtTATTGTAAGGAAATATTCAGATGATGGTAATAACATACATACacaaattattataaggGGTAATGGtcttaataataatatgaatacatcagatgatgaaaatcaaaatgattatcaatataataatttagaTAAAATAGATGATCTATTTCCAAATTCTATTTTTTCAGGCCTCTTAAAAAATTTCTTCatggaaaataataataattataacaataataataatgatgatcatgatgatataaatgaatcCATTGATCATCATAACTCATCAGATGTTAATCAGAATGATTTGTTTTCTGAgttaaataatttttttggATTCGGTAATTTAGCAGATGGTATGTTCGgacgaaaaaaaaaaaaaaaagttcTTGGATTTAAAACTAAAGAACCACAAACTACTcttgaaaataataaagaaaatacagatgataatattacaCAGGCAATTAAACAAGAAAAAGATGTAGATATTATTTATCTTCTAAATAAAGtacaaaaattaaatgatatgaatttaaaaaattttatattacaatCTTTGAATAATCAAAATGTCAGAAAAATATTAGTAGATGCGGTCAAAAAAGGATATACAAATACATATGAACAATGTaagaaagaaaatgataacAAGAGTATGTATCTATTACAAATGTTGAAGCAATCAGGAAttttctaa
- a CDS encoding hypothetical protein (conserved Plasmodium protein, unknown function), producing the protein MKRLNKNVFSIFKKYNSSYICFDENKENLKKFCNIKNIELRKNGHTNKTEIFIDDKLLLTNRKNVFSLKNEDLCLLIKLEIWRNKNNMDVLKTPITLCVNNLIDFVNLKEHKKIPKNYDKKNDNKGDNIYDNYINTQNNNINIQNNIHNNNKQDVNLFEIERNLMEKKIYENFINDLIFYINNYEQHDFNIHKNSLHDIKKTIHLPNCLNYINKYHINNLYQEQKYIYNKFINLFERIHNIKLNIASHFETPEQNLDVQEKIQKLIKNMNNSEIFLFYKCTQYLNSFIFTYLFLNRYINYKDVYRYCNLEYIYQFFKWGYVYDVNIMKDANTLLMLSSLRLINKMMQ; encoded by the coding sequence atgAAAAGGTTGAATAAAAATGTGTTTTccatatttaaaaaatacaactcatcatatatttgctttgatgaaaataaagagaacttaaaaaaattttgtaatataaaaaacatCGAGCTAAGAAAAAATGGGCATACAAATAAAACTGAAATTTTTATAGATGACAAACTTTTATTAACTAATAGGAAAAATGTgttttctttaaaaaatgaagatttgtgtttattaataaaattgGAAATATGgagaaataaaaataatatggatgTTCTGAAAACTCCCATAACGTTATGTGTTAATAACTTAATCGATTTTGTCAATTTAAAAGAACATAAAAAGATACCAAAAAATTatgacaaaaaaaatgataacaAGGGTGACAAcatatatgataattatattaatactcaaaataataatattaatattcaaaataatattcataataataataaacaagATGTAAATTTATTTGAAATAGAAAGAAACCttatggaaaaaaaaatatatgaaaattttattaatgatcttattttttatataaataattatgaacaACATGATTTTAATATACACAAAAATTCTCTAcatgatataaaaaaaacgATTCATTTACCAAACTgtttaaattatattaataaatatcatattaataaCTTATATCaagaacaaaaatatatctataataaatttattaatcTCTTTGAACgtattcataatattaaattaaatatagCTAGCCATTTCGAAACACCTGAACAAAATCTTGATGTTCAGgaaaaaatacaaaaattaataaaaaacatGAACAATTcagaaatttttttattttataaatgtaCACAATATTTgaattcatttatatttacctatttatttttaaataggtatataaattataaagatGTTTATCGTTATTGTAATttggaatatatatatcagTTTTTTAAATGGGGATATGTATATgatgtaaatataatgaagGATGCCAACACACTCTTGATGTTATCATCCCTTCGtttaataaacaaaatgatGCAATGA
- a CDS encoding putative membrane protein (conserved Plasmodium membrane protein, unknown function) yields the protein MDGNNNIVNIEKKTKEKIKEEEKEKEKKNTFDSSHLKNIFLLGVHLLFYIILVNIYYTYNNDNSLQCFNHSFSYILKSPYLNIYDVENIQNNLSNISQMCNHDKLNYSKYIDTDYFKYSFLFYNQHVNTYIDYVIIFYKLNQSEILKKVIHISTTKYFFWTEWVFYIFFNLMTCAIIYIYWTKKERKENIFHVSIISLININIIYQQFIGFIEYGSTYETFIALLIYIYYILLILNIFKEFSKFNKIFLIPINIIRNTLKHSKVLFISLCVFIIVPFVQYITSSKNYSDYIKSFDLFEKKNIYKNEYPYYFLFSLIYNFFFIPIIIVISTASTFLLVNKNDLLLSYKLSDMPFWLKIKEYLFFFQEKEKQVNKNLSKPKMFISDEKNVKNMSILKLSNICCLGLFFIFLILKINFDQSSHDHINKKYNLLLKEYFLADTNVEKSYDTFTSSTDYYNFLNSIVIKNIMRNKKDLQNKNLLDINLNLNDYNNSIYDDFFNHFPYDLFIKFSDDNQISDEIAIGNPLLAHESTIDNTQLENYKSIIDDNKGRIKYYDAYSILYNFEYSISLLIRTSFKVQNYGVFKKDKEIFVHEIYEDNYNNMYNYKNILLILIFIITIIYLILTICMVYYIRSKIYISFFSFFFLTCFFFFLFHFMSFKPVSYFYDYIINDIKANQVSEIFNDMNKQDHFRSLLFDLLKIKWYTFYANLFSYIIILAALLNFFFFFFIKHISILIKYKNHFLFVSIPIWISVFFMSLIGSYFPCNIQKNILKWILLFYQIQTKQKSFPYEVLNKFIFVFFLFYLTSIFLFIYVKKKPNIIKLKKRNYQNDQDTQQLPFNHTNIDEHYDIILYFKAVLYSLDKTFEKVQLLKEKKKFSQMINLQINMYNMYEKQKMMLQCGNLNGQNNDMMRGQDNCFINGQVNYPMDIQGNNYTNKQIHNYVNKQIHNYENGQTNNYVNKQIHNYMNGQENNYMNSQKNNYMNKQKHNYMNGQENNYVNSQTNNYMNGQENNYVNSQTNNYVNGQTNNYVNGQTNNYVNGQTNNYVNGQTNNYVNGQTNNYVNGQTNNYVNSQVPTDNPYRPNENIQTSNQIINGKNNYNYHNTMAVHIQEEEGINTNIRDKCHEIKKKDDQNFMQDGTSNNEDLERQNENKDNELDMIEKIENMNLFFTNILNEKYDFNILKDENIKNKEKKKKTRGKKKTLVEWMISGLYDKDNYRRNEEDKEKKQKNTKQLKRMIENLNEDLYYIDKIKISFTYLLFLKIKKYILIQNFNNLKEKKGELKRTYQNKILYKNHLSKLQKNITKKMNQLEKNVLITNNLKDGLIHIIEDEAFYKKDEENSNAKKKGKKKNIENEEQESNKGGIFGKSII from the exons atggatgggaataataatatagtaAATATtgagaaaaaaacaaaggaaaaaataaaagaagaagaaaaagaaaaagaaaaaaaaaacactTTCGATTCTTCTCATTTAAAgaatatctttttattgggtgtacatttattattctatataatattagttaatatatattatacatataataatgataattcTTTACAATGTTTCAATCATAGCTTTTCTTATATCTTAAAAAGTccatatttaaatatatatgatgtAGAAAAcatacaaaataatttatctAATATATCTCAGATGTGTAATCatgataaattaaattattcgaaatatatagacacagattattttaaatattctttCTTGTTTTATAATCAACATGTTAACACATACATAG ATTAcgttattatattttataaattaaatcAATCTGAAATCTTGAAAAAGGTAATTCATATAAGCACAActaaatattttttttggaCTGAATGggtattttatattttttttaatttgaTGACATGTGcgataatatatatctacTGGACAAAAAAAga gagaaaagaaaatatatttcatgTATCAATAATTTCCcttattaatataaatataatatatcagCAATTTATAG GCTTTATTGAATATGGTTCTACATATGAAACATTCATAGCGTTgttaatttatatttattatatcttattaattttaaatatttttaaagaattttcaaagtttaataaaatatttcttatacCCATAAACATAATAAGAAATACATTGAAACATAGCAAGGTGCTTTTCATTTCTCTTTGTGTTTTTATAATAGTACCATTTGttcaatatataacaa gttcaaaaaattatagTGACTATATCAAATCGTTCGATCTGTTTGAAAAGaagaacatatataaaaatgaatatccttactattttttgttctccttaatttataattttttttttataccTATAATAATAGTTATATCGACGGCAAGCACCTTTCTCCTTGTAAACAAGAACGATCTTTTATTAA GTTACAAGTTATCAGATATGCCATTCTGGTTGAAGATAAAGGAATaccttttcttttttcaagaaaaagaaaaacaa gtgaataaaaatttaagCAAACCAAAGATGTTTATATCTGACgaaaaaaatgtaaaaaatatgagTATCCTAAAATTATCTAATATATGTTGCTTAggtcttttttttattttcttaattttaaaaataaattttgaTCAAAGCTCACATgatcatattaataaaaaatacaacCTTCTATTAAAGGAGTATTTTTTAGCAGATACAAATGTG GAGAAATCATATGATACATTTACCTCTTCAACAGATTATTACAACTTTTTAAATTCCATAGTCATAAAGAATATCATgagaaataaaaaagatttacaaaataaaaatttattgGATATTAATTTGAATTTAAATGATTACAATAATTCCATATATGatgatttttttaatcATTTTCCATATGACCtctttataaaatttaGTGACGACAATCAAA tatCGGACGAAATAGCTATAGGCAATCCCTTACTCGCACACGAATCCACCATTG ATAATACCCAATTAGAGAATTATAAAAGTATCATAGATGATAATAAAGGAAGGATAAAATATTACGACGCTTATTCGATTCTTTACAACTTTGAATATTCAATATCTCTATTAATAAGG ACATCTTTTAAAGTGCAGAATTATGGTGTGtttaaaaaagataaagaaatttttgttcatgaaatatatgaagataattataataacatgtataattataaaaatattttattaatacttatttttattataactataatatatttaattttaacTATATGTATggtatattatataagaagcaagatttatatttcttttttttccttttttttcttaacgtgcttcttttttttcctaTTTCATTTTATGAGCTTCAAACCAGTTAGCtatttttatgattatattattaacGACATAAAGGCAAATCAAGTATCCGAAATATTTAATGACATGAATAAACAAGACCATTTCAGATCCttattatttgatttattaaaaataaaatggtatacattttatgcaaatttattttcttatatcATAATCCTTGCAGCcttattaaatttttttttttttttttttataaaacatatttcAATATTAATAAAGTATAAAAATCATTTTCTATTCGTGAGCATACCTATATGGATCTCAGTTTTTTTTATGTCATTAATAG GATCCTATTTTCCGTGTAATATCCAGAAAAACATCTTAAAGTGgatacttttattttatcaaattcaaacaaaacaaaaatcTTTCCCCTATGAAGTCTTAaacaaatttatttttgttttcttcTTATTTTACCTTACGTCcatctttttatttatttatgtaaaGAAAAAACCAAACATAATTAAACTAAAAAAACGAAATTATCAAAACGATCAAGACACACAACAGTTACCTTTCAATCACACAAATATAGACGAAcattatgatataatacTATACTTCAAAGCtgttttatattcattagATAAAACATTCGAAAAGGTTCAGTTATtgaaggaaaaaaaaaagttttCTCAAATGATTAATCTTCAgattaatatgtataatatgtatgagaaacaaaaaatgaTGTTGCAATGTGGAAATTTGAATGGACAAAATAATGACATGATGAGAGGTCAAGATAATTGTTTTATAAATGGTCAGGTGAATTATCCAATGGATATTCAGGGCAATAATTACACGAATAAACAAATACATAATTATGTGAATAAACAAATACATAATTATGAGAATGGCcaaacaaataattatgtgaataaacaaatacataattatatgaacGGTCAggaaaataattatatgaatagtcaaaaaaataattacatgaataaacaaaaacataattatatgaacGGTCAGGAAAATAACTATGTGAATAGCCAAACAAATAATTACATGAACGGTCAggaaaataattatgtgAATAGCcaaacaaataattatgtGAATGGCcaaacaaataattatgtGAATGGCcaaacaaataattatgtGAATGGCcaaacaaataattatgtGAATGGCcaaacaaataattatgtGAATGGCcaaacaaataattatgtGAATGGCcaaacaaataattatgtGAACAGTCAGGTGCCTACGGACAATCCTTATAGACCAAATGAAAACATTCAAACATCAAACCAAATAATAAATGGcaaaaataattataattatcataatacAATGGCCGTACATATACAAGAGGAGGAAGGTATCAATACAAACATAAGAGATAAATGCcatgaaataaaaaaaaaagatgatCAGAATTTTATGCAAGACGGTACCTCAAATAATGAAGACTTGGAGAgacaaaatgaaaataaagacAATGAATTAGATATGATTGAAAAGATAGAAAATATGAACTTATTTTTTAcgaatatattaaatgagaaatatgattttaatattttaaaagatgaaaatataaagaacaaggagaagaagaagaagacgagggggaaaaaaaaaacgtTAGTTGAGTGGATGATATCTGGACTTTATGATAAGGATAATTATAGAAGAAATGAAGAggataaagaaaaaaaacaaaaaaacaCAAAGCAATTAAAACGTATGATTGAAAATTTGAATGAagatttatattacatagataaaataaaaatatcatttacatatttactttttttaaagataaaaaaatatatacttatacaaaatttcaataatttaaaagaaaaaaaaggtgaattaaaaagaacatatcaaaataaaatattatataaaaatcatCTGAGTAAGcttcaaaaaaatataacaaagaaaatgaatcagttagaaaaaaatgttttaattACAAACAATTTGAAAGATGGTCTTATACACATTATAGAGGATGAAGCAt TTTATAAAAAGGATGAAGAGAATAGTAATGCCAAAAAGaagggaaaaaaaaaaaatatagaaaatgaGGAGCAAGAATCAAACAAGGGAGGAATATTTGGAAAATcaatcatataa
- a CDS encoding putative glutamine--fructose-6-phosphate aminotransferase [isomerizing], translating into MNFKFKTVIHNLKNKFKHEFVSDKKKLYSHKFMKNKYNIYENNGLLNYGCSMKKYLFGNRKEDQDEEFKGIYKNENMKRYQIWNYNNKLSQIDTYNNMISSQKKNTYNNFISSTKDKYNNYYHTLFNNNNIFNQKKFFFFFMAICLGLNKILNTQEENNNSLKKKKKKKKKILNNHFFGLSNQTASCCGIMAYMGNRDASKILIDGIEILQNRGYDSCGMSTISNKNVLKTTKYASNTTCDAIEKLKSNYLNSHKNDHIGIAHTRWATHGCKTDENAHPHVDYGERISIVHNGIIENYREIKTFLLKNNIPFKSNTDTEVVANLIGYFLDKKQSFQDAVLSAITQLEGTWSFCIIHKNHPDEMILASNGSPLHIGFKDDEIFIASEHTALFMFTNEYISLKNGEILSISKDKINDLKSLKKVESIPEIAIQKTPHPYPHWTIKEIHEQSDTLSKSLNNGGRFSSGDHYVKLGGLDPYIQDLNKIENLVLVGCGTSYYAALFAKYLMNYLNCFNTVQVIDPIDFNISVIPKEKEGVIFISQSGETRDVIKACKLAEDLNVRKLSVVNSVGSTIANMTGRGVYLNAGREVGVASTKCFTSEVSVLTLIALWFFQNKKNNQSSNKATSLINSLHRLPLYAGVTIKSCENTCKTLSEKFKNTKSMLIIGNGLSYPIAQEGALKIKELAYIHCEGFTGASLKHGPYALLGGEDNIPVIMLLFNDNTKNAMINTGEQIKSRGAHIICLTDDENLVKHFADDIILIPNNGILTPLLAVIPLQMLAYYTSVNKGINPDKPRCLAKTVTVS; encoded by the coding sequence ATGAATTTTAAATTCAAAACAGTAATACacaatttaaaaaataaattcaaACATGAATTTGTGTCtgataaaaagaaattatactctcataaatttatgaaaaataaatataatatatatgaaaataatggGTTGTTAAATTATGGTTGTTcaatgaaaaaatatttatttggTAATCGTAAAGAAGATCAAGATGAAGAATTTAaaggtatatataaaaatgagAATATGAAACGTTATCAAATATggaattataataataaattatcacaaatagatacatataataatatgatatcatcacaaaaaaaaaatacatataataattttatatccTCCACtaaagataaatataataattattatcatactctctttaataataataatatctttaatcaaaagaaatttttttttttttttatggCTATCTGTTTGGgtttaaataaaattctGAACACTCAggaagaaaataataattccttaaaaaaaaaaaaaaaaaaaaaaaaaaaaattctgAACAACCATTTTTTTGGCTTGTCCAATCAAACAGCTAGTTGTTGTGGAATTATGGCATATATGGGGAATAGAGATGCTTCCAAGATATTAATAGATGGTATTGAAATTTTACAAAATAGAGGATATGATTCATGTGGAATGTCAACTAtaagtaataaaaatgttttaaaaacaaCGAAGTATGCAAGTAATACAACTTGTGATGCTattgaaaaattaaaatcGAATTACCTGAACAGTCATAAAAATGATCATATAGGAATTGCACATACACGATGGGCAACACATGGATGTAAAACTGATGAAAATGCTCATCCACATGTTGATTATGGTGAACGTATAAGTATAGTTCATAATGGTATAATTGAAAATTATAGAGaaattaaaacatttttattaaaaaataatattccATTTAAATCAAATACTGATACAGAGGTAGTAGCTAATTTGATAGGATATTTCTTAGATAAAAAACAATCATTTCAAGATGCTGTTTTGTCAGCCATAACACAATTAGAAGGTACATGGAGTTTTTgtataatacataaaaatcATCCGGATGAAATGATTTTAGCTTCAAATGGATCACCTTTACATATTGGTTTCAAGGATGATGAGATTTTTATAGCATCTGAACATACAGctttatttatgtttactaatgaatatatttcCTTAAAAAATGGAGAAATACTTTCTATAAgtaaagataaaataaatgatttAAAATCATTGAAGAAAGTAGAAAGTATTCCAGAAATAGCCATACAAAAAACTCCACATCCATATCCACATTGGACTATTAAAGAAATACATGAACAGTCAGATACTTTATCCAAGTCATTAAATAATGGTGGTAGATTTAGTAGTGGAGATCATTATGTAAAATTAGGAGGATTAGATCCGTATATACAagatttaaataaaatagaaaattTAGTTTTGGTTGGATGTGGTACGTCTTATTATGCAGCATTATTTGCTAAATATCTTATGAATTACTTAAATTGTTTTAATACTGTTCAGGTTATTGATCCTATCGATTTTAATATATCGGTAATAccaaaagaaaaagaaggAGTTATATTCATATCACAAAGTGGTGAAACACGAGATGTTATAAAAGCCTGTAAATTAGCAGAAGATTTAAATGTAAGGAAATTGTCAGTTGTTAATTCTGTTGGATCAACAATTGCAAATATGACAGGTCGTGGAGTGTATTTAAATGCAGGTAGAGAAGTAGGAGTAGCATCAACAAAATGTTTTACGTCTGAAGTATCCGTGTTAACATTAATAGCCTTATGgttttttcaaaataaaaaaaataatcaatCGAGTAATAAGGCAACATCCTTAATTAATTCTTTACATAGATTACCTTTATATGCAGGAGTAACAATTAAATCATGTGAAAATACATGTAAAACATTATCAGagaaatttaaaaatacCAAATCTATGTTAATTATAGGAAATGGTTTAAGTTATCCTATAGCACAAGAAGGTGctttaaaaattaaagaattGGCTTATATACATTGTGAAGGTTTCACTGGAGCTTCTCTTAAACATGGACCATATGCATTATTAGGTGGTGAAGACAATATCCCTGTAattatgttattatttaatgatAACACCAAAAATGCAATGATCAATACAGGAgaacaaataaaatcaAGAGGAGcacatattatatgtttaacAGATGATGAAAACTTGGTTAAGCATTTTGCAGATGATATCATTTTAATTCCAAATAATGGTATCTTAACACCTTTACTAGCAGTCATACCTTTACAAATGTTGGCATATTATACGAGTGTAAACAAGGGTATTAATCCTGACAAACCGAGATGCTTAGCCAAAACGGTAACCGTGTCGTGA